The Periplaneta americana isolate PAMFEO1 chromosome 1, P.americana_PAMFEO1_priV1, whole genome shotgun sequence DNA segment tgtgacctaagggctaaagatcgtttgaataatactactagcctggttgagttttacaagactaaacattagcaataatatccacgactacacaggctggctgtgaaaatgattgctatgtttgactcaacatttatatttgtgagcaactgttttctacaatcaactttaaaaagacagacatcgaacatctgtaactgatgtttcattacgatcagtaggctactgttccttcaGCTGCCAAcggcataaaacctcgttttgatgtactgataaataaaaatataacaaaatgatattgtacatttaagtagctatagaatttctattatttctgtaaaataaatatttctttattaattaataataatccatgatagttttgcaaacactgaacgggaattcatttcataaacactcgtaatagtacttccttttgtgtacattttgtacgagatcaccccttcttgcagtccacccttataaagagcgcagctaatattgcattccgctcatgagctgtgagccggctcagagagcgcaaaccttgtgcaggcgtGTTGTAGAGGATAGAAAGATTGTATATTGAATCTTGTTATTTTAATGGTTGATAGGGAAATGTGAGTGTAACAAGAAACAATATAATAGGTCAAAGGACGTTTGCACTATTTTATTTCGGTAACCAAAAGATCAATTTatcacattttctttaagttactTAGAAGATCATAATAGCTGTTAAGGCCGATATACCGCCTATATAATTTTTCTCTTAATGAGTTGATGGAAAATCttagaaaaaacctcaatcaggtaacctTTCCCAACaggtattttacaaaaaataaaattgtaagacTTAATTAAATTTcgctagttattattattattattattattattattattattattattattattattattattattattattaagtaatttaattaacgGAAAATATGCTTGCTAACATATTAAATTCTTATTGTCATGGACCTTAAGATTTATTATGTTTCGTAACGTCCGAGCATCTTGCACTGTTTGAATACCATGAAAAATGATCTGTGAGAGATTGGTGATTGTTGATGATGTGTGAATATCACCTGAAAGCTATACGACTTTCATGACAACAGAGAGCTTTCAAATCTTTTCACATGGGAAGGTTATCAGCCGGTAATGAATCGTcttcaaagagaaacataaactTGACATTTGCGAAACTGTGAGAACGGATGACTAGCGTCTttgaggaggaagaaaaaacCGGAACTGGAGAACGGAACGTCAAGTCATCACTGGACTCTGTAGTGATTTAAAGCGAACGAAGATGCAATAAATGTTTTAAGAGGCACTTGATTACACACTGCATTCTGTATGGTCCAAGCGAATGTGTTGTCTTGCCCTTTCCAGTAAACACTGGCGGCTGTGTTCTGTCGTGTAATAAAGCTAACAGGCGGGTGACGTGATTTCTCTTCATTGCGATGAGATTTAAAAagttaaattacaaaatatttgacGCAGGGAAAACTGCAACTTTCCTCGTCCGCTCTAAAGTCAAGGAACTCActctttattttataaattcaatttatgGTTCTCCTAGTTTTACTGCATATCACAAATATggtatatatttcgtcacagcatttcttacatgtaatGGTGAATCTCATATTTTCACGAatacggtgccaccattaacaatcATTACAAGTTACACTTCTTTGCAGTATACTTTATTAAAACTACCCTAATCCCAGTAGCTATCTCCCCTCTTGCTGCTCAGTCCATCGTCTATTTAATACTCATCCTACcttattattgctatttattatttattcactagtTGACGTATACCTTACTGTTTACACCAGTTCACTTCTACAGCCGCTTCGTTATTCAGTTCACTATTTGTTATAAAAACTTATTTTCACCATCAAATAATTCGTACTATTCACACCTTCATTACTCTGGTGCCTTGATATTAATTTAATTGGTACTACTACACAGATCCTCTTGCTCTTTTCTTGATCTTTTACTAGTTCACTAATATTGATCACTCATTAAAACTCGAAAAATATTAATcaccagtaatttttttttaccttagtAATACAGGTCGTTATCAGCACTGATGTCTACCAATTTCACTGACCACTTCTCCCGTTTTGTAGcaactagtattagtagtatgaGCAACAACACTACTAGTAGTATGAGCAacaacagtactagtagtatgagcaacaacagtactagtagtatGAGCAACGACAGTACTAGTAGTATGAGCAACAACACTACTAGTAGTATGAGCAacaacagtactagtagtatGAGCAACGACAGTACTAGTAGTATGAGCAACAACACTACTAGTAATATGAGCAacaacagtactagtagtatgagcaacaacagtactagtagtatGAGCAACAACAGTACTAGTAGTACGAGCAacaacagtactagtagtatgagcaacaacagtactagtagtatgagcaacaacagtactagtagtatgagcaacaacagtactagtagtatGAGGAACAACAGTACTAGTAGTACGAGCAacaacagtactagtagtatgagcaacaacagtactagtagtatGAGCAACAACAGTACTAGTAGTACGAGCAacaacagtactagtagtatGAGAAACAACAGTACTAGTAGTACGAGCAacaatagtactagtagtatgagcaacaacagtactagtagtagtaagagcaacaacagtactagtagtatgagcaacaacagtactagtagtatGAGCAACAACAGTACTAGTAGTACGAGCAacaacagtactagtagtatGAGAAACAACAGTACTAGTAGTACGAGCAacaatagtactagtagtatgagcaacaacagtactagtagtatgagcaacaacagtactagtagtatgagcaacaacagtactagtagtagtaagagCAACAACAGTACTAGTAGTACGAGCAACAACAGTACTAGTAGTACGAGCAacaacagtactagtagtatGAGCAACGACAGTACTAGTAGTATGGGCAACGACAGTACTAGTAGTATGAGCAacaacagtactagtagtatgagcaacaacagtactagtagtatgagcaacaacagtactagtagtatgagcaacaacagtactagtagtatgagcaacaacagtactagtagtatGAGCAACAACAGTACTAGTAGTACGAGCAACAACAGTACTAGTAGTACGAGCAacaacagtactagtagtatgagcaacaacagtactagtagtatGGGCAACGACAGTACTAGTAGTATGAGCAacaacagtactagtagtatgagcaacaacagtactagtagtatgagcaacaacagtactagtagtatgagcaacaacagtactagtagtatgagcaacaacagtactagtagtatgagcaacaacagtactagtagtatgagcaacaacagtactagtagtatgagcaacaacagtactagtagtatgagcaacaacagtactagtagtatgagcaacaacagtactagtagtatgggcaacaacagtactagtagtatgggcaacaacagtactagtagtatGAACAACGGCAGTACTAGTAGTATGAGCAACAACAGTACTAGTAGTACGAGCAacaacagtactagtagtatGAGAAACAACACTACTAGTAGTATGAGCAacaacagtactagtagtatgagcaacaacagtactagtagtatgagcaacaacagtactagtagtatgagcaacaacagtactagtagtatGAGCAACAACAGTACTAGTAGTACGAGCAacaacagtactagtagtatGAGAAACAACACTACTAGTAGTATGAGCAacaacagtactagtagtatgagcaacaacagtactagtagtatgagcaacaacagtactagtagtatgagcaacaacagtactagtagtatgagcaacaacagtactagtagtatGGGCAACAACAGTACTAGTAGCATGAGCAACAACAGCACTAGTAGCATGAGCAacaacagtactagtagtatgagcaacaacagtactagtagtatgagcaacaacagtactagtagtatgagcaacaacagtactagtagtatgagcaacaacagtactagtagtatgagcaacaacagtactagtagtatGGGCAACAACAGTACTAGTAGCATGAGCAACAACAGCACTAGTAGTATGAGCAGCACAAATACTAGTAGTATGAGTgaaaagcagtagtagtagtatagtattatGAACATCAGTTGTGGTTATTAGTAGTATGATCAGCACCAGTATGAggaatagtagtactagtagtatgagcgagcagcagcagtagaagtaTAGTATTATGAACAGCAGTAGTAGTTACTAGTAGCataagcagcagtagtagtgtgaGTAGTATGGGCAGCAGTAGTATttataattgaatatgtacagaaATATTAGCATTAAGTAGCAATAATATTATTAGTTGCTCTAACaacagtagtaccggtagtattaGTAGTTTTATTAGCGACAGCAGTAGTATCAGTGCTTGTGGTAGaatttttttggttatttaacgacgttgtatcaactactggattatttagcgtcgatggaattgttcGTAGCGAGATGTTGCCGAGGATACGCCATACGTTACCTGACGTTCGCCTTACGATTTGGAGAAACCTCGAAgaattccaaccaggtaatcagcccaagcgggaatcgaacccacacccgagcgaaactccggatcAGCTACCGCATGAGCTATGCCGGTAgcttgtagcagtagtagtagcagcagtagtatcgtagtagtagtagtagtagtagtagtagtagtagtagtagtagtagtagtagtagtagtagtagtagtagaaaggCGCTGATAGCGGattccgacaaaattcccaatAAATCGTGTGATAATTCTACATAAAGCTCTACTATTTGGGTTAAATTTCGAATTCATCGCCATTTTGCTCATTATCATTTGAAATACACTGTataaatttttactaaaattgttATGTTTCGTGTGCATCATTTTCAGATAAATTGGCAGGAATGCACAGGCTATTAGCAAAATAAGTCCAGTAGTTTGGAAGAAATCGAATTAGCTTTACACAAACAGAGAAACGGCATGTCAAAAAACCGTATTTTCGTCGTCGGAGGTAAAAAAAACCTGTATTACGAAACTCCCTATGATTTTTGCAGTATAAAAATACTATTTCTAACGAGGAAGTAACAAGTAAATATAGCTACATTAATAGATTGAATTCTTCAACGGCCTACCACAAATTTCTCTGCCTACAGATCCCCACGTCTTTAATTAAGCCATTGTTGTACATACAGAGGGTGCAAACTAACGGGGGAGTGGAGGGATTTTCCCCCTGTTGCAAAGTTatctccctctcataaattcatattaacatccctgccagggataacttctatctcccctcacaaaatataattcctttaatacgaatatactttataaagtataaagtaagcatcaccggcaagctgacaacagtcaataacttaggaattacacatcttatcatAAGGCTGCtcacggatataattattattatgatcaagatgcaagacaagcaactcagtgcgaccaagcgttgagccgtatcgaatgaggataataataattttatgtatggattttcatacgccatcatcaaatttatcttgctatcaaaggggagtacgttacatggcgataaaaatgttcaatagtcttcccgaagacattaagaatcatagccaaaaccctgcattatttgaggtaaaactaaaaaattacttaatatctcacactttctgttctgtagatgaattcttgacatttcacagtacggtgtaaatattttaatactattaaatggtgaatacattacattgcataaaatattattggTATTAaactattaattctgtacatatttcatattttcattttatacttacttaggcctactggttttaaagaacccggacgttcattgccgccctcatataagcccgccattggtccctatcctgagcaagattaatccagtctctaccattatatcccacctccctcaaatccattttaatatcttcccatcttcgtctcggcctcctgaaaggtatatgtattgcatttatatgttaaatgtaagaattggacatgttctttattctatgctataaagcaaatgtaagaatattatggaacgaataaatctgcctgcctgcctgcctgcctgcctgcctgcctgcctgcctgcctatctatctatctatctatctatctatctatctatctatctatctatctatctatctatctatctatctatctatctatctatctatctatctatctatctatctatctatctatctatctatctatctatctatctatctatctaccgtaaagtggggatatttcggacgcagggatAACATCAGacagtaattcaatttatcatattttatgttggtaacaccagttcaccaatgggtctttaaaaatgtgcagaaacatacgaacatagtaaaaagcgcggaaaagatgctaagaactggtgttaccaacataaaatatgataaattgaattaccgtctgatgttacccctgcgtccgaaatatccccactttacggtacctatctatctatctacctatatacctatctgtctgtctgtctatctatctatctatctatctatctatctatctatctatctatctatctatctatctatctatctatctatctatctatctatctatctatctatctatctatctatctatctatctatctatctatctatctatctaactatctatctatctatctatctatctatctatctatctatctatctatctatctatctatctatctatctatctatctatctatctatctatctatctatctatctatctatctatctatctatctatctatctatccatctatccatctatccatctatccatctatctatctatctatctattctatccatctaatccatctttcctatctatcctatctatccatacatccatccatctaactgtctgtctgtttgtctgtctatgATTCTAcccccccccctcatcagaaatcttaattcgcacccatGCGATTTATTTACTGGAAACGAAGCTCAGTGACTTGGCGCGCGATATGATGAAGGTTGCGTGATGAACGCTAGCATGTCGCATTGTGTGAACAGCGATTTGATTGCAGGCAGCCTATTGTTTGCAGCAGCGCTCGCTGCATCGCCGGCACGAATGCAGTACTCACCCGCGCATCCAGATGCAGTCCGAGGCACGACTCCACTGACTTGCTGGTTGCCCGTGAACTTTGCTATGTTTTCACTTTCCGTTCGACGGGATCGAGATCTCCTCAATACATTGTCATTCAGAAAACAACGCTCAGATTAGAtttagaaaggaaataaaatgtgCATCTCATCGTAGCGTAAATAGCTTTCTGGAGAAACGAACGTGCAGCTATCGTTCAGCGCAACAACGGCATAACGACACTCAAGCGCTGGTTGTGTCATACTGATCCCGTTTCGAAATTCCTCCACGTAATTTGTAACAGAACAACTTACGAGATCGTAACCATCATCATTCGAAAAGTGGTTTTCGTAATTTCATCTGTTTGTATATACGTGtgcacacctttggagtaacggttagcgcgtctggccgcgaaaccaggtggcccgggttcgattcccggtcggggcaagttactggttcaggttttttccggggtttttcctcaacccaatatgagtaaatgctgtgtaactttcggtgctggactcctgactcatttcaccggcattatcaccttcatctcatactctcgctaaataacctaagatgttgataaagcgtcgtaaaataacctactgaaataaagaaaaaagtgtaTACGTACAGCTATCCTAAACTGTCtcacagctttgtttatatttgacgaagggataatggtaactattgtataatacacttttatgcctgtttgtatgttaggttaggatatattatataatgtgttttgtttgtgccatttttattttaatctgtgtgttcttttggagagtggttggatctaatcataggtgaaggGGTGAaatctacaaagtaggacttggtTTGTAAAacacgtacggtcaaaagacccgtgcattggatttaagagaaaattctgatagtgtaagtacatctgtatgtataatattgaataaatccatctatctatccacatATTTGAATCGGTTTTTTAAGAAAGCCCTTACAAGTTTTGGGGAAATACAAAAaactgtttaaggggttaggtacagcttacagcagtaaaattttggaaatattcaacattttttccctccattcctATATCTTATAGAATAATGGAAGTTAGTATAGTAATGTGATAACAGTCAAAATCTTGATATAGAATGGATGACAAGGATGAAGGTGATGCATAAAGTGATAAAAACGATAAAGATGGAGACTGTGATTACAACGATGAGGATGACGAAGAACGTGATGGCAACAATAAAATCTTGACGTAGAATATGACAACGATGAAGGTGAAGAAAAATGtgataacaaagaaaatattgACGTAGAATTTGATGACAACGATGAAGGTCAAGGAGAATGTGCTAACAATGAAAATTTTTACGTAGAATTTTATGACAACGATGAAGGTGAAGAAGAATGTGATAACAGTGAAAATATTGACGTAGAATTTGATGACAACGATGAAGATGAAGGAGAATGTGCTAACAATGAAAATTTTTACGTAGAATTTTATGACAACGATGAAGGTGAAGAAGAATGTGATAACAGTGAAAATCTTGACGTAGAATTTGATGACAACGATGAAGATGAAGGAGAATGTGCTAACAATGTAAATTTTTACGTAGAATTTTATGACAACGATGAAGGTGAAGAAGAATGtgataacaatgaaaatattgacGTAGAATTTGATGAcaacgatgaagatgatgaataatGTGATGAAAACAATAAAGGTGGAGACTGTGATTACAACGATGAAGATGGCAAAGAATATGATAAGACCGATCAAAATAATAAAGACTGTGATGGCAACAATGAAGATGACAGAAATGTGACAACAATGATTGTAAGGAAGATTTTGATAACGGTGGATATGACAAAAATGTGACGAGAGCAGTTGAGATGACGGAGGATGTTAAGAAAACAGTGAGTATGGTCTAAATTGTGATGACACTGATGAAGATAATGAACATTGTGTTAACGATGAAGATAGTGAATTTAATGGCAAGAATGCGATGACAACTATGAAGAGGAAGAATATGACGGATGAATGCGATGGTaacaatgaagatgataatgaagaaTGAGATGTCATCGATGAAGATGATGTAGAAAGTGATGACAATGAAGGCGATGACGAATGATATTAGAATGACGAAGGTAATGAAGTGTGTAGAATTTGGTGGTAACTTTGAAGATATTGATGTACAAGTAGAATGTGATGGATGAcaacgatgaagatgatgacgaaTTTGATGACGCTAAAACGAAAGCGGCgttcattaatatttaaattgttatgAGGTTATTCAAATACACAAAACATCAcacttataaccagggaaaggatttatatgtaaatacatatttacttataaagctaatataatttatattttgcattatctttatgtttcacaatgtgtagggttgaaaaatcctacttttattttccatatttttccatattttagagtttagtacatattttcgttaatttccatatattttccatatttcatataaaacagtccatattatattaggtttaacaataaaacaaaacaaaattccattaacttttaaaaatacatttcaacaatagagatttaaacacatgttcagtaatccctttaacatcagagttatttgaaaattagcagtcctatcaacaatgggaaagtaagttacaaaactgtattaatttaatttaaaatttttaacagacttcagttgtgcagctcaacagttaaatgccagtcagagtacacataggttcagttttgtaaatcatactataaagacggtaaatat contains these protein-coding regions:
- the LOC138709435 gene encoding uncharacterized protein DDB_G0283357-like, with translation MSNNSTSSMSNNSTSSTSNNSTSSMRNNSTSSTSNNSTSSMSNNSTSSSKSNNSTSSMSNNSTSSMSNNSTSSTSNNSTSSMRNNSTSSTSNNSTSSMSNNSTSSMSNNSTSSMSNNSTSSSKSNNSTSSTSNNSTSSTSNNSTSSMSNDSTSSMGNDSTSSMSNNSTSSMSNNSTSSMSNNSTSSMSNNSTSSMSNNSTSSMSNNSTSSTSNNSTSSTSNNSTSSMSNNSTSSMGNDSTSSMSNNSTSSMSNNSTSSMSNNSTSSMSNNSTSSMSNNSTSSMSMGNNSTSSMGNNSTSSMNNGSTSSMSNNSTSSTSNNKYDNDEGEEKCDNKENIDVEFDDNDEGQGECANNENFYVEFYDNDEGEEECDNSENIDVEFDDNDEDEGECANNENFYVEFYDNDEGEEECDNSENLDVEFDDNDEDEGECANNVNFYVEFYDNDEGEEECDNNENIDVEFDDNDEDDE